In the genome of Falsirhodobacter halotolerans, one region contains:
- the infA gene encoding translation initiation factor IF-1, with translation MAKEDILEFPGVVKELLPNATFRVELDNGHELIATMAGKMRKNRIRVLAGDKVQVEMTPYDLSKGRINYRFK, from the coding sequence ATGGCCAAGGAAGACATTCTCGAATTCCCCGGTGTCGTCAAGGAACTCCTGCCGAACGCGACATTCAGGGTCGAACTCGACAATGGCCATGAATTGATCGCGACGATGGCAGGCAAGATGCGCAAGAACCGCATCCGCGTTCTGGCGGGCGACAAGGTGCAGGTGGAAATGACCCCCTACGACCTGTCGAAGGGGCGCATCAACTATCGCTTCAAGTGA
- a CDS encoding hydroxyacid dehydrogenase: protein MPLIYVTSTVHADTLAHAARVGDVVLGYGPDAVPFAEVQDRVDAVLLRAGAFGAAQMDACPRLRIVARHGAGFDTVDIPAATARGIWVTNTPGANSRAVAEHVFALVLSLARKLDIASAQTRGGAWSEHRAALNGAELHGRTLGLLGQGTIGRIVSDVGRALGMTVLVCDPAADPAQAGVVTFDRLLAEADVLSLHVPLLPSTRHIIDAQAIAAMKTGAILINTGRGGLVDEEALAQALISGKLGGAGLDVLEAENTDMIAPMAHNRLDIAGLPNLIVTPHVAGQTDEALIRVGQATVAQIATALSGGRPEFALNDPAGR from the coding sequence TTGCCCCTCATCTATGTCACCAGCACGGTTCACGCCGACACGCTTGCCCATGCGGCCCGGGTTGGAGATGTGGTCCTCGGCTATGGTCCCGACGCCGTTCCTTTTGCCGAAGTGCAGGACAGGGTGGACGCCGTCCTGCTGCGGGCGGGGGCGTTCGGGGCGGCGCAGATGGACGCCTGTCCGCGTCTGCGCATCGTCGCGCGTCACGGGGCGGGGTTTGACACGGTGGACATTCCGGCGGCGACCGCCCGGGGCATCTGGGTCACCAACACGCCGGGCGCCAACAGCCGTGCGGTGGCCGAACATGTTTTCGCGCTTGTCCTGTCGCTGGCGCGCAAGCTGGACATCGCCAGCGCACAGACGCGCGGCGGCGCGTGGTCCGAACACCGCGCCGCGTTGAACGGGGCCGAGCTTCATGGCCGCACGCTGGGATTGCTTGGGCAGGGCACCATCGGCCGGATCGTGTCGGATGTGGGGCGTGCGCTGGGCATGACGGTTCTGGTCTGCGATCCGGCGGCGGATCCGGCGCAGGCCGGTGTCGTGACGTTCGACCGGCTGTTGGCAGAGGCGGATGTCCTGTCGCTTCATGTCCCGCTTCTGCCGTCCACCCGCCACATCATCGACGCGCAGGCGATCGCGGCGATGAAGACCGGGGCGATCCTGATCAACACCGGACGCGGGGGGCTGGTGGATGAGGAGGCCTTGGCCCAGGCCCTGATTTCGGGGAAGTTGGGCGGGGCGGGCCTTGATGTGCTGGAGGCAGAGAATACCGACATGATCGCGCCCATGGCGCACAACCGGCTGGACATCGCGGGGCTGCCGAACCTGATCGTCACGCCCCATGTCGCGGGCCAGACGGACGAGGCGTTGATCCGTGTGGGGCAGGCGACCGTGGCCCAGATCGCCACCGCCTTGTCCGGTGGGCGGCCCGAATTCGCCTTGAACGATCCGGCGGGGAGGTGA
- a CDS encoding glycerate kinase type-2 family protein: MTRDAATLLRAMFDAAIDSARPEHVLSAALPDLPRGRVVVVGAGKASAAMAAALEAAWPDVALEGAVVTRYGHAVPTRRVRVIEAAHPVPDANSVRAARVMLDLVRDLTADDLVIALMSGGGSALMSLPVEGLSIEDKAETNRVLLASGASISVMNQVRRRLSAVKGGKLARAAHPARVVTLAISDVPGDDPATIASGPTVPDPSSQTDLAGVVARLGDRLPAAARRILCAPPAPVPRFDADVRLIATPRLALEAAARVARQAGVTPLILGDALEGEAAQMGIMMAGIARSCVLHNVPVPRPAVLLSGGETTVTLGTAPTGRGGRNTEFLLSLALSLEALPGVHAIAGDTDGIDGSDDAAGALIAPDSLARAAALDLAPRDLLDRHDALTLFDALGDAVRTGPTLTNVNDFRAVLIL; this comes from the coding sequence GTGACCCGCGATGCCGCCACGCTCCTGCGCGCCATGTTCGATGCCGCCATCGACAGCGCGCGGCCCGAACACGTCCTGTCCGCCGCGTTGCCCGACCTGCCGCGTGGGCGGGTGGTCGTGGTGGGGGCGGGCAAGGCGTCGGCCGCGATGGCCGCCGCGCTGGAAGCCGCTTGGCCGGATGTCGCGCTGGAAGGGGCCGTCGTCACCCGTTACGGCCACGCGGTCCCGACGCGGCGCGTCCGCGTGATCGAGGCCGCCCATCCGGTGCCGGACGCCAACAGCGTGCGCGCCGCACGGGTGATGCTGGACCTTGTGCGCGACCTGACCGCCGACGATCTGGTGATCGCCCTGATGTCGGGGGGCGGGTCGGCCCTCATGAGCTTGCCGGTCGAGGGGCTGTCGATCGAGGACAAGGCCGAAACGAACCGGGTGCTTCTGGCCTCGGGCGCGTCGATTTCGGTGATGAACCAGGTGCGCCGCCGGTTGTCGGCGGTAAAGGGGGGCAAGCTGGCGCGGGCGGCGCATCCGGCCCGGGTCGTGACGCTGGCGATATCGGACGTGCCGGGGGATGACCCGGCCACCATCGCATCGGGCCCCACCGTGCCGGACCCGTCGTCACAGACCGATCTGGCCGGGGTGGTGGCGCGGTTGGGCGATCGGCTTCCCGCCGCCGCCCGCCGTATCCTCTGCGCGCCCCCCGCGCCGGTGCCGCGCTTTGACGCCGATGTCCGCCTGATCGCCACCCCAAGGCTTGCCTTGGAGGCGGCGGCACGGGTTGCACGGCAGGCGGGCGTCACACCGCTGATCCTCGGCGACGCGCTGGAGGGGGAGGCGGCGCAGATGGGCATCATGATGGCAGGCATCGCGCGAAGCTGTGTCCTTCACAACGTCCCGGTGCCGCGCCCCGCCGTGCTCTTGTCCGGGGGCGAGACGACCGTGACCCTGGGCACCGCCCCGACGGGCCGTGGCGGTCGGAATACCGAGTTCCTGTTGTCCTTGGCGCTGTCGCTTGAGGCGTTGCCCGGCGTCCATGCCATCGCCGGGGATACGGACGGCATCGACGGCAGCGACGATGCCGCAGGGGCCCTGATTGCACCGGACAGCCTGGCGCGGGCGGCGGCCCTGGACCTTGCGCCGCGCGACCTTCTGGACCGCCATGATGCGTTGACGCTGTTCGATGCGCTGGGCGACGCCGTGCGCACCGGCCCGACCCTGACCAATGTCAACGATTTCCGCGCCGTGCTGATCCTGTAG
- a CDS encoding DNA gyrase inhibitor YacG yields the protein MSCPICGKPTVQDYRPFCSKRCADVDLARWLNESYALPAEDETPPPPDDPPTRH from the coding sequence ATGAGCTGTCCGATCTGCGGAAAACCGACGGTGCAGGACTATCGCCCCTTCTGCTCCAAACGCTGTGCCGATGTGGATCTGGCGCGCTGGCTGAACGAAAGCTACGCCCTTCCCGCAGAAGACGAGACCCCTCCGCCGCCCGACGATCCCCCCACCCGACATTGA
- a CDS encoding ribonuclease E/G — translation MTHRAIHLGTIKGREAAALVVDGVLQDLLIDAGDEAVRPGAIYRGVVDRPMKGQGGVFVRLPDGSGFLRQASGLRPGQAILVQVTGAAEDGKAAPVTTRLLFKSRFCIVTPGAPGLNVSRRITESGVREHLTGLAQVAMTGAEEDLGLIVRSACAEGDEHEIAEDIAATRALAEAVLADTSGKPELLVDGPGPHDTAWRDWTDLAPDEVTEDAFGPQGVLDMVDAVLTAHVPLTGGGSMVIEPTRALVAVDVNTGNDTTPAAGLKANVAAARDLPRQLRLRGLGGQVVVDFAPMVKRDRATLDQVLRAAFKGEAAETSLVGWTGLGLYELVRKRDRVALVEALK, via the coding sequence ATGACCCATCGCGCCATTCACCTCGGCACCATCAAGGGGCGGGAGGCCGCCGCGCTGGTGGTGGACGGTGTGTTGCAGGACCTGCTGATCGACGCGGGGGACGAGGCCGTGCGTCCCGGCGCCATCTATCGCGGGGTGGTGGACCGCCCGATGAAGGGACAGGGCGGCGTTTTCGTTCGCCTGCCCGACGGGTCGGGGTTTCTGCGGCAGGCCTCGGGCCTGCGCCCCGGCCAGGCCATTCTGGTGCAGGTGACCGGCGCGGCCGAGGATGGTAAGGCCGCCCCCGTGACGACGCGCCTGCTGTTCAAAAGCCGCTTCTGCATAGTGACGCCCGGCGCGCCGGGTCTGAACGTCTCGCGCCGCATCACCGAAAGTGGGGTGCGCGAGCATCTGACCGGCCTTGCGCAGGTGGCGATGACGGGCGCGGAGGAAGACCTTGGCCTGATCGTCCGATCTGCCTGCGCTGAGGGGGATGAACACGAAATTGCCGAGGACATCGCCGCCACCCGCGCGCTGGCCGAAGCGGTTCTGGCCGACACCTCTGGCAAGCCGGAACTTCTGGTCGATGGCCCCGGCCCCCATGACACGGCCTGGCGCGACTGGACCGACCTCGCCCCGGACGAGGTGACGGAGGACGCCTTCGGCCCGCAGGGTGTCTTGGACATGGTGGACGCGGTCCTGACGGCCCATGTGCCCCTGACCGGCGGCGGAAGCATGGTGATCGAGCCCACCCGCGCGCTGGTGGCCGTGGACGTGAACACCGGCAACGACACGACGCCCGCCGCAGGGTTGAAGGCCAACGTCGCCGCCGCCCGCGATCTGCCCCGTCAGTTGCGTCTGCGGGGCTTGGGCGGTCAGGTCGTCGTGGATTTCGCCCCCATGGTGAAACGCGACCGCGCCACGTTGGATCAGGTTCTGCGTGCGGCCTTCAAAGGGGAGGCGGCGGAGACCAGCCTTGTCGGCTGGACCGGCCTTGGTCTTTACGAACTGGTCCGCAAACGCGACCGCGTGGCCTTGGTCGAGGCGTTGAAATGA
- a CDS encoding Maf family protein, translated as MRLILGSASPRRKELLGQIGITPDTILPPDIDETPLKSELPRPYCARIARAKAEAVAAGPEDIVLCADTTVALGRRILGKPADAAQAAEYLLALGGRRHQVITSVVVRRGDRIWSRDVISAVKMKRLSDMELNAYLAGGEWEGKAGAYGIQGAAGAFIPWMSGSFTGIVGLPLAETAALLAAAGWPVWRLA; from the coding sequence ATGCGGCTGATCCTCGGCTCGGCCAGTCCGCGCCGCAAGGAATTGCTGGGCCAGATCGGCATCACCCCCGATACGATCCTGCCGCCCGATATTGACGAAACCCCGCTGAAGTCCGAACTGCCGCGCCCCTATTGCGCGCGGATCGCGCGTGCCAAGGCCGAAGCGGTGGCCGCGGGGCCGGAGGATATCGTGCTGTGCGCCGATACGACCGTGGCGTTGGGGCGGCGCATCCTGGGCAAGCCTGCGGATGCGGCACAGGCGGCGGAGTATCTGCTGGCACTGGGCGGGCGGCGGCATCAGGTCATCACCTCGGTCGTGGTGCGGCGGGGCGACCGGATCTGGTCACGTGATGTGATCAGCGCCGTGAAAATGAAGCGCCTGTCGGACATGGAGCTGAACGCCTATCTCGCCGGGGGCGAGTGGGAGGGGAAGGCCGGCGCCTATGGTATCCAGGGCGCGGCGGGCGCGTTCATTCCGTGGATGTCGGGATCCTTCACCGGCATCGTCGGCCTGCCCCTTGCCGAAACCGCCGCCCTTCTGGCCGCCGCAGGCTGGCCTGTCTGGAGATTAGCATGA
- a CDS encoding GntR family transcriptional regulator produces MNVTETVYTNLRRKLMAGRYDPGTHLKEEIIAGDMGVSRTPVRAAFARLIAEGLLSSGVKRGAIVTEWRKEHVAEIFSLRILLEGQGAYLSASHATPEQLDLMERTCDAMEAAFAARNEGWQKALDEGNRVIHELLYDASGSPYLRLSGRHLLDVQMVMGGFFIYSDPDVEESLRHHRELHKALTLGNGDWARAVMACHLSAATERFLRGDDTQ; encoded by the coding sequence ATGAACGTCACCGAAACCGTCTATACCAACCTGCGCCGCAAGCTGATGGCGGGCCGCTACGACCCCGGCACCCATCTGAAGGAAGAGATCATTGCAGGCGACATGGGGGTCAGCCGCACCCCCGTGCGCGCGGCCTTTGCCCGCCTGATCGCCGAAGGTCTGCTGTCCTCGGGCGTGAAACGGGGGGCGATCGTCACGGAATGGCGCAAGGAACATGTGGCCGAAATCTTCTCCCTCCGCATCCTCTTGGAAGGGCAGGGCGCGTATCTGAGCGCCAGCCACGCGACGCCCGAACAGCTGGACCTGATGGAGCGCACCTGCGATGCGATGGAGGCGGCTTTCGCCGCCCGAAACGAGGGGTGGCAGAAGGCGCTGGACGAAGGCAACCGGGTGATCCACGAGCTTTTGTATGACGCGTCGGGCAGTCCCTATCTTCGGCTGTCGGGTCGGCACCTTCTGGACGTGCAGATGGTGATGGGCGGGTTCTTCATCTATTCCGACCCCGATGTGGAAGAAAGCCTTCGCCACCACCGAGAGCTTCACAAGGCGCTGACGCTGGGAAACGGCGACTGGGCGCGGGCGGTCATGGCCTGCCATCTCAGCGCCGCGACCGAACGGTTCCTGCGCGGGGACGATACGCAATGA
- a CDS encoding GFA family protein, with product MTDTYDAACHCQSVRFRVTLSDGLSTARRCDCSFCRMRGAIAVTAPLDGVTFTAGEDLLTLYQFNTKVAKHWFCSRCGIYTHHQRRSNPDQLGINAACLSGVSPFDFAEVPVTDGVHHPSDGQSGGLIGTLRFIRN from the coding sequence ATGACCGACACTTATGACGCCGCCTGCCATTGCCAAAGCGTGCGGTTTCGCGTGACGCTGAGCGACGGTCTGAGCACGGCGCGACGGTGCGATTGTTCGTTCTGCCGGATGCGCGGCGCGATTGCGGTGACGGCGCCGCTGGACGGGGTGACCTTCACGGCGGGGGAGGACCTGTTGACGCTCTATCAGTTCAACACCAAGGTGGCGAAGCACTGGTTCTGTTCGCGCTGCGGCATCTATACCCACCATCAGCGCCGCTCCAACCCCGATCAGCTGGGGATCAACGCGGCCTGTCTGTCCGGTGTCAGCCCCTTCGATTTCGCCGAGGTTCCGGTAACGGACGGGGTGCATCACCCGTCCGACGGCCAAAGCGGCGGCCTGATCGGCACCCTGCGCTTCATCAGGAATTAG
- a CDS encoding D-2-hydroxyacid dehydrogenase, which produces MDTAPTTPPRIVFLDRATIDPKVDLTRPHVPHCWQEHDRTAPDQVVARLRGAQVAITNKVPITRATLDALPDLRFVTIAATGYDIVDLDACREKGVTVSNVRGYAVGSVPEHTMALILALARGVVGYRRDVIAGDWQASGQFCFFNHDIRDLSGATLGLIGAGSIGASVARLAEAFGMRVLQAERKGAATLRPGKTAFDDVLARADVLTVHCPLTSETKGMIGDAEFAAMARRPIVINVSRGGIVEEAAAVRAIEAGRISGLGLDVLTTEPPAGDNPILRICARPDVILTPHVAWASHNAMTALWDQVVASIDGFLAGAPVRVLVGP; this is translated from the coding sequence ATGGACACGGCGCCGACCACCCCTCCGCGCATCGTGTTTCTGGACCGCGCGACCATCGACCCCAAGGTCGATCTGACGCGGCCCCATGTTCCGCACTGTTGGCAGGAACATGACCGGACGGCGCCCGATCAGGTGGTGGCCCGTTTGCGCGGCGCGCAGGTGGCGATAACGAACAAGGTGCCGATCACCCGCGCGACCTTGGACGCGCTGCCCGATCTGCGCTTCGTCACCATTGCCGCGACCGGATATGACATCGTGGATCTGGACGCCTGCCGGGAAAAAGGCGTCACCGTGTCCAATGTCCGGGGATATGCCGTGGGCAGCGTGCCGGAACATACGATGGCGCTGATCCTCGCCCTTGCCCGGGGGGTGGTGGGATATCGCCGGGACGTGATCGCCGGGGACTGGCAGGCGTCCGGCCAGTTCTGCTTTTTCAACCATGACATACGCGATCTTTCGGGGGCCACCTTGGGCCTGATCGGGGCGGGGTCGATCGGGGCATCCGTCGCGCGGCTGGCGGAGGCGTTCGGGATGCGCGTCCTTCAGGCCGAGCGTAAGGGGGCCGCAACGCTTCGCCCCGGAAAGACCGCGTTCGACGACGTGCTTGCCCGGGCGGATGTCCTGACGGTTCATTGCCCGTTGACGTCGGAGACCAAGGGCATGATCGGGGACGCGGAGTTCGCCGCGATGGCGCGCCGTCCGATCGTCATCAACGTGTCGCGGGGCGGGATCGTGGAGGAGGCGGCGGCGGTGCGCGCGATCGAGGCGGGGCGGATCTCCGGCCTCGGGCTTGACGTGCTGACGACCGAGCCGCCTGCCGGAGACAACCCGATCCTGCGCATCTGCGCGCGTCCCGATGTCATCCTGACCCCGCATGTCGCCTGGGCCAGCCACAACGCCATGACCGCGCTGTGGGATCAGGTCGTCGCCAGCATCGACGGGTTTCTGGCGGGCGCTCCGGTGCGTGTGCTGGTGGGCCCGTGA
- a CDS encoding Hint domain-containing protein — translation MVLATKLPVDTSADAYRLADNMFGEGVQLVSASYTGDPLSKGVYTGASSISPGAVPSDSGIILSTGRADGFTNATGSGDANQNDGYGTDVDGGVDGNPILDDAAGVATFDGSILEAEFIPQGPTLTMQLVFSSDEYPEYAGTGYNDVVRIIVNGQVVQLSIGSGEVSINNITNGGVNVDGNDVPASNPNLYLDNTGSQFNTEMDGLTITLTMKAPVVPGEVNSIWIGIADAGDGLYDSNLMIVADSVQTSVIANEDFGETKLKDSLTMDVLANDTVSGENITLTITQINGQNVSPGDSVTLPSGSVVMLNPDGTLTFDGSGTGTETFTYQISNGAGTTDTGFATVNVTCFVKGTLIETPNGPVPIETLKAGDLVQTRDREPQPIVWIGRSHLDRSVLEQHPRLKPIRIMAGALGPALPLANLTVSPQHRILICSKIAQSMFGIGEVLIAAKQLLAIDGIETVEDGDGVEYFHILLPQHDIVFSNGAWTESLFTGAQALQSLSDENREEIRQIFPEITDERWQPDAARFVPKGRLSRDLAERHAACGLALAY, via the coding sequence ATGGTACTTGCGACAAAACTTCCTGTGGACACATCGGCAGATGCCTATCGTCTCGCGGATAATATGTTTGGTGAGGGTGTTCAGCTGGTCTCTGCCAGCTATACCGGCGATCCTCTTTCCAAGGGTGTCTATACCGGTGCCAGTTCGATCTCGCCCGGCGCCGTGCCTTCCGATAGTGGCATTATCCTGTCCACGGGGCGCGCGGATGGTTTTACAAACGCAACTGGTTCGGGTGACGCAAACCAAAACGATGGGTACGGAACGGATGTCGATGGCGGAGTAGATGGCAACCCCATTCTGGACGATGCCGCGGGTGTCGCTACCTTTGACGGCTCGATCCTGGAGGCGGAATTTATTCCCCAAGGACCAACACTGACGATGCAGCTGGTGTTCTCGTCGGATGAATACCCCGAATATGCTGGCACAGGCTACAACGATGTCGTTCGTATTATTGTGAATGGACAGGTCGTACAGCTCTCAATCGGATCTGGCGAGGTATCAATCAACAATATAACCAACGGGGGCGTGAACGTTGACGGGAATGATGTTCCTGCCAGCAATCCGAACCTGTATCTCGACAACACTGGCAGTCAGTTCAACACGGAGATGGATGGGCTAACCATCACCCTGACCATGAAAGCGCCAGTCGTGCCCGGTGAGGTGAACTCCATATGGATCGGCATTGCTGATGCCGGCGACGGTCTATACGATTCCAATCTTATGATCGTTGCAGACAGTGTCCAGACATCCGTCATTGCCAACGAAGATTTTGGCGAGACGAAGCTTAAAGATTCTCTCACCATGGATGTATTGGCAAACGATACCGTCTCGGGTGAAAATATCACGTTAACAATAACCCAGATCAACGGCCAGAATGTTTCCCCGGGCGACAGCGTGACATTGCCGTCTGGTTCTGTCGTGATGCTGAACCCCGATGGAACACTCACATTTGACGGCTCTGGCACTGGCACTGAAACGTTTACTTACCAGATCAGCAACGGAGCGGGCACGACCGACACCGGGTTCGCCACGGTCAATGTCACATGTTTCGTAAAGGGCACATTGATCGAAACACCAAACGGCCCCGTCCCGATCGAAACATTGAAGGCGGGCGATCTTGTCCAAACGCGAGATAGAGAGCCGCAGCCCATCGTCTGGATCGGTCGCAGTCATCTTGACAGGAGTGTTCTGGAACAGCACCCCCGGCTTAAACCGATCCGCATCATGGCAGGAGCCTTGGGTCCCGCTCTACCCTTGGCGAATCTGACAGTTTCCCCTCAGCACCGTATATTGATTTGTTCAAAGATCGCGCAAAGCATGTTTGGCATTGGCGAGGTTCTCATTGCGGCCAAGCAGTTGCTTGCAATCGATGGGATTGAGACAGTCGAGGATGGTGATGGCGTAGAGTATTTTCACATTCTCCTCCCTCAACACGACATCGTCTTTTCGAACGGCGCATGGACCGAGTCACTGTTTACGGGTGCTCAAGCTCTCCAATCGCTCTCCGACGAAAATCGCGAAGAAATTCGACAAATTTTCCCTGAAATTACGGATGAAAGGTGGCAGCCAGACGCAGCTCGTTTCGTTCCGAAAGGCCGGCTTTCTCGAGATCTCGCGGAACGTCACGCCGCATGCGGTCTGGCCCTCGCTTACTAA